Proteins from a single region of Bos javanicus breed banteng chromosome 7, ARS-OSU_banteng_1.0, whole genome shotgun sequence:
- the USHBP1 gene encoding harmonin-binding protein USHBP1, with product MSARATRPRSRRGRHALPGELDPVAESSEEAEAASGSSEPGPVASQDSTKLELLGPEVEVKGQGLESRTDKEVDGDSSRGPAPAPEGRPREETHQAPEAAPQDGEGVPSGPDIFQTLQQALSSLEAAAAAWRHRPPNCPGPVEAKDGSEGAPKPCLEQEGAGSCQREAARLAERNAWLRLALGSREDELIRTQKFLQAFQAEKEMLQREVQELQDSLLRLEPFPPPSCDQAGGSGSGSSSSGADGETWGSQDPFSRAHPLLRRLQSDSSSQMLGSLPTQPLAPEMHIMEAQMEKLRGNIEKLKCFNRLLSAVLQEYKGRCEGLSMQLGQQEAEATALRLALQYSEHCEEAYSALLTLREADSGAGKEAFMDDLEAAEKEAQRLLVQEKAAMDGVTLQDPYPSPEGSSVDKPTSQEVASQLQGYVQRLQERRALVKIPSEPGSTWVPISTVPHAEAMVQAILGTQPGPALPRLEKMQIQQDLAATRETLEDLMLRLQLVRREKRALELREAALRAQGPAHVLLLEQLRWERAQLRTGEANSSGGDSSGGGSTGDEEEWPQGPPAVPGGSRGIDGGQVSKMQDPEELTQELSASLTRALGLREQLQSLREELEEVARKGRARRAQSAELNSDLCKAHSTLVMAFRGAHRKQEEQRRKLEQQMTLMEARQAEELAVLEATARALERSRLPCPPSRPGETFL from the exons ATGAGTGCCAGGGCCACACGGCCCCGAAGCCGGCGAGGGAGACACGCTTTGCCC GGTGAGCTGGACCCTGTGGCAGAGAGTTCAGAGGAGGCTGAGGCAGCCAGTGGGAGCTCTGAGCCGGGCCCTGTGGCATCTCAAGATAGCACCAAGCTGGAACTGTTGGGCCCTGAGGTGGAGGTCAAAGGGCAGGGCTTGGAGAGCAG GACTGACAAAGAAGTTGATGGGGACTCTagcaggggaccagccccagccccTGAGGGGCGGCCCCGTGAGGAAACCCACCAGGCCCCAGAGGCAGCCCCACAGGATGGGGAGGGCGTCCCCTCTGGACCTGATATATTTCAGACTCTCCAGCAAGCGCTGAGCTCTCTGGAAGCAGCCGCTGCTGCCTGGCGCCACCGGCCCCCAAACTGTCCTGGGCCAGTGGAGGCAAAGGATGGAAGCGAGGGGGCACCAAAGCCCTGCTTGGAGCAAGAGGGGGCTGGGAGTTGCCAGCGGGAGGCAGCCCGATTGGCTGAAAGGAACGCCTGGCTGCGTTTGGCCTTGGGCAGCCGGGAGGATGAGCTGATCCGCACACAGAAGTTCCTGCAGGCCTTCCAGGCTGAGAAGGAGATGCTGCAGAGAGAG GTCCAGGAGCTGCAGGATTCCCTGCTGAGGCTGGAGCCCTTTCCACCTCCTTCCTGTGACCAAGCAGGTGGCTCAGGTAGTGGTTCCAGCAGCTCTGGGGCTGATGGAGAGACCTGGGGCTCACAG GATCCCTTCTCCCGGGCTCACCCCCTGCTCCGGCGCCTGCAGAGTGATTCCAGCAGCCAGATGCTTGGGTCCCTCCCAACCCAGCCCCTTGCGCCTGAGATGCACATCATGGAAGCCCAGATGGAGAAACTCCGAGG GAACATTGAGAAGCTCAAATGCTTCAACCGTCTGCTGTCAGCTGTGCTCCAGGAGTACAAGGGCCGGTGTGAGGGCCTCAGCATGCAGCTGGGCCAGCAGGAGGCTGAGGCCACCGCGCTGCGTCTAGCCTTGCAGTATAG TGAACACTGTGAGGAGGCATATAGCGCCTTACTCACTCTCCGGGAGGCAGACTCAGGAGCTGGAAAAGAAGCCTTCATGGATGACTTGGAGGCAGCTGAGAAGGAAGCTCAGAGGCTCCTAGTCCAAGAGAAGGCTGCCATGGATGGAGTGACACTGCAGGATCCATATCCAAG TCCCGAAGGCAGCAGTGTGGATAAGCCCACCTCACAGGAGGTAGCTTCCCAGCTCCAGGGCTATGTTCAGCGTCTCCAGGAACGCCGTGCTCTGGTGAAGATTCCCTCCGAGCCTGGCTCCACCTGGGTGCCCATATCTACCGTGCCCCATGCAGAAGCCATGGTGCAGGCCATTCTGGGGACCcagcctggcccagccctgccccggTTGGAGAAGATGCAGATCCAGCAGGACCTGGCGGCCACACGG GAGACTCTAGAGGACCTGATGCTGCGGCTACAGCTGGTGCGGCGGGAAAAGCGGGCTCTGGAACTGCGGGAGGCTGCCCTCCgagcccagggcccagcccaCGTGCTCCTGCTGGAGCAGCTGCGCTGGGAGCGGGCACAGCTTCGGACTGGCGAGGCCAACAGCAGTGGTGGAGACAGCAGTGGAGGTGGGAGCACTGGAGATGAAGAGGAGTGGCCCCAG GGTCCTCCTGCTGTCCCTGGTGGCAGCAGGGGTATTGATGGAGGCCAAGTGAGCAAAATGCAGGACCCCGAAGAATTGACCCAGGAACtgtcagcatcactgactcg GGCTCTGGGGCTGCGGGAGCAGCTGCAGTCTCTGCGGGAAGAGCTAGAAGAGGTGGCTCGGAAGGGACGAGCCAGACGTGCTCAGAGTGCTGAGCTGAACAGTGATTTATGCAAAGCTCACAG CACCTTGGTCATGGCCTTCCGAGGTGCCCACCGGAAGCAAGAAGAGCAACGGCGGAAGCTGGAGCAGCAGATGACACTAATGGAAGCCCGACAGGCAGAGGAGCTGGCAGTGCTAGAAGCCACCGCAAGGGCCCTAGAGAGGTCCAGACTTCCCTGCCCGCCTTCGCGGCCTGGGGAGACCTTTCTCTAG
- the NR2F6 gene encoding nuclear receptor subfamily 2 group F member 6 → MAMVTGGWGGPGGGGDTNGVDKAGGYPRAAEEDSASPPGAASDAEPGDEERPGLQVDCVVCGDKSSGKHYGVFTCEGCKSFFKRSIRRNLSYTCRSNRDCQIDQHHRNQCQYCRLKKCFRVGMRKEAVQRGRIPHSLPGTVAASSGSPPGSALAVAGGDLFPGQPVSELIAQLLRAEPYPAAAGRFGAGAAGAFGAGSGAAGAVLGIDNVCELAARLLFSTVEWARHAPFFPELPVADQVALLRLSWSELFVLNAAQAALPLHTAPLLAAAGLHAAPMAAERAVAFMDQVRAFQEQVDKLGRLQVDSAEYGCLKAIALFTPDACGLSDPAHVESLQEKAQVALTEYVRAQYPSQPQRFGRLLLRLPALRAVPASLISQLFFMRLVGKTPIETLIRDMLLSGSTFNWPYGSGQ, encoded by the exons ATGGCCATGGTGACCGGCGGCTGGGGCGGCCCCGGGGGCGGCGGCGACACGAATGGCGTGGACAAGGCGGGCGGCTACCCGCGCGCGGCGGAGGAAGATTCGGCCTCACCCCCCGGTGCCGCCAGCGACGCTGAGCCAGGCGACGAGGAGCGGCCGGGGCTGCAGGTGGACTGCGTGGTGTGCGGGGACAAGTCGAGCGGCAAGCACTACGGCGTCTTCACCTGCGAGGGCTGCAAGAGCTTCTTCAAGCGGAGCATCCGCCGCAACCTCAGCTACACCTGCCG GTCTAACCGTGACTGCCAGATCGACCAGCATCACCGGAACCAGTGCCAATACTGCCGCCTCAAGAAGTGCTTCCGGGTGGGCATGAGGAAGGAAG CGGTGCAGCGCGGCCGAATTCCGCACTCGCTACCGGGCACTGTGGCAGCCTCCTCGGGCAGCCCTCCTGGCTCTGCGCTGGCCGTGGCCGGCGGAGACCTCTTCCCGGGGCAGCCGGTGTCGGAGCTGATCGCGCAGCTGCTGCGTGCCGAGCCCTATCCCGCGGCGGCCGGGCGCTTCGGTGCAGGAGCCGCGGGCGCTTTCGGAGCCGGGAGCGGCGCGGCGGGCGCGGTGCTGGGCATCGACAATGTGTGTGAGCTGGCGGCGCGGCTGCTCTTCAGCACCGTGGAGTGGGCGCGCCACGCGCCCTTCTTCCCCGAGCTGCCGGTGGCCGACCAGGTGGCGCTGCTGCGCCTCAGCTGGAGCGAGCTCTTCGTGCTGAACGCGGCGCAGGCAGCGCTGCCCCTGCACACGGCGCCGCTGCTGGCCGCCGCCGGCCTGCATGCCGCGCCCATGGCCGCCGAGCGTGCCGTGGCCTTCATGGACCAGGTGCGCGCCTTCCAGGAACAGGTGGACAAACTGGGCCGTTTGCAGGTTGACTCCGCGGAGTATGGCTGCCTCAAGGCCATCGCGCTCTTCACACCTG ATGCCTGCGGCCTCTCAGACCCAGCGCATGTGGAGAGCCTGCAGGAGAAGGCGCAGGTGGCCCTCACCGAGTATGTGCGGGCCCAGTACCCATCGCAGCCCCAGCGCTTTGGGCGCCTGCTGCTGCGGCTCCCTGCCTTGCGTGCCGTCCCGGCCTCCCTCATCTCCCAGCTGTTCTTCATGCGCCTGGTGGGCAAGACGCCCATCGAGACGCTGATCCGAGACATGCTGCTGTCAGGAAGTACCTTCAACTGGCCCTACGGCTCAGGCCAGTGA
- the OCEL1 gene encoding occludin/ELL domain-containing protein 1 yields the protein MPTREPPRTHGSRGNLQTRPPGPGPPRLVSRGLKPSAPPTVYQPQPGAHRTKPKKIVFEDELPSRALLGTKKSTRAICERHVPRPHPVPDYELKYPPVSTAKDRSRYAAVFQDQYPEFLELQQEVGSAQAKLQQLEALLNSLPRPRSQKEAHVAARVWREFEKKQMDPSFLDKQARCHYLKGKLRHLKTQIQKFDDQGDSEGSVYF from the exons ATGCCCACCCGAGAGCCCCCCCGGACCCATGGCTCCCGGGGGAACCTGCAGACCCGTccgcctggccctggccctccg CGGCTGGTGTCTAGAGGCCTCAAACCCAGCGCTCCCCCAACTGTGTACCAGCCCCAGCCCGGAGCCCACAGGACAAAGCCCAAGAAGATTGTATTTGAGGATGAACTCCCCTCCCGGGCCCTCCTGGGCACCAAGAAGTCTACTAGAGCCATCTGCGAGAGACATGTGCCTAGGCCCCACCCCGTGCCTGACTATGAACT TAAGTACCCACCAGTGAGCACTGCAAAGGATCGGAGCCGCTATGCTGCGGTGTTTCAGGACCAGTACCCAGAGTTCTTGGAGCTCCAGCAGGAGGTGGGCTCTGCACAGGCAAAGCTCCAGCAGCTGGAGGCCCTGCTGAACTCACTGCCCAGACCCCGAAGCCAG AAGGAGGCCCATGTTGCTGCCCGTGTCTGGAGGGAATTTGAGAAGAAGCAGATG GACCCCAGCTTCTTGGACAAGCAGGCTCGCTGCCATTACCTGAAGGGCAAACTAAGGCACCTCAAGACACAGATCCAGAAATTTGATGACCAAGGAGACAGCGAGGGCTCTGTGTACTTCTGA